Proteins from a single region of Acidobacteriota bacterium:
- a CDS encoding B12-binding domain-containing radical SAM protein, with product MKALLIYPEFPDTYWSFRHALPFERKRAAFPPLGLLTISSMLPPSWERRLVDLNVQSLKVADLKWADVVLASAMLVQKDALRRVVGQCKALGKRVVVGGPYITTSTEDLPQADHLVLGEAESIMPELVRDLERGDARRLYQATERPALSTAPIPDFGLANLNRYSAMSVQYSRGCPFQCEFCDIIEIYGRIPRTKSNDQILAEFDALRDVGWTGTVFVVDDNFIGNKRNVKKLVPALAEWQARHNYPFELITEASVNLAEDDDLLDGMRRAGFRRVFLGIETPVEASLKEAHKGQNLRRSLLDSVNKIQSYGMEVMAGFIVGFDNDPVDIFERQIQFIRESAIPLAMVGLLNALPETQLWRRLKQEGRLLMESTGDNTSYALNFMPKMDPTRLIEGYKSIMATIYQPGEYYSRALDCLKRVPLNEPRLQTDFFKDFAAFTRVVFKLGVRENERWAFWQYFYHVFTEHREKLPQAMRLAAMGYHFRKLTEGSL from the coding sequence ATGAAAGCGCTGTTGATCTATCCCGAATTCCCTGACACGTACTGGAGTTTTCGCCATGCACTCCCCTTTGAAAGAAAACGAGCTGCCTTTCCACCGCTTGGCTTGTTGACCATTTCATCAATGTTGCCTCCATCCTGGGAACGCCGGCTGGTTGATTTAAATGTCCAATCATTAAAGGTTGCCGACCTGAAATGGGCCGATGTCGTTCTGGCCAGTGCCATGCTGGTGCAAAAAGATGCGTTGCGGCGCGTGGTTGGCCAGTGCAAGGCATTGGGCAAGCGGGTTGTGGTCGGAGGGCCGTACATTACCACCAGCACCGAGGACCTGCCCCAGGCGGACCACCTGGTTCTGGGTGAAGCCGAATCCATTATGCCGGAACTGGTGCGTGACCTTGAGCGCGGAGACGCCCGGCGACTCTATCAGGCAACGGAACGCCCGGCACTTTCGACGGCGCCCATTCCTGATTTCGGATTGGCCAACCTCAACCGCTATAGCGCCATGTCGGTTCAGTATTCGCGTGGCTGCCCGTTTCAATGCGAGTTTTGCGACATCATTGAGATTTATGGCCGCATTCCGCGAACCAAAAGCAACGACCAGATTCTGGCTGAATTTGATGCGCTCAGAGATGTCGGCTGGACCGGAACCGTCTTTGTCGTGGATGACAACTTTATTGGCAACAAACGCAACGTCAAGAAACTCGTCCCGGCACTCGCGGAGTGGCAAGCTCGCCACAACTATCCGTTTGAACTCATTACCGAGGCAAGCGTCAATCTGGCCGAAGATGATGACTTGCTGGATGGAATGCGCCGGGCGGGGTTCCGCCGGGTCTTCCTGGGGATTGAAACGCCAGTGGAAGCCAGCCTGAAAGAAGCCCACAAAGGCCAGAACCTCCGCCGGAGCCTGCTTGACTCGGTCAACAAAATCCAGAGTTATGGGATGGAAGTCATGGCCGGGTTTATCGTCGGGTTTGACAATGATCCAGTGGATATTTTTGAGCGCCAAATTCAGTTTATCCGTGAAAGTGCCATCCCGCTGGCAATGGTTGGGTTGCTCAATGCCCTGCCGGAAACGCAACTCTGGCGACGGCTCAAACAGGAAGGTCGGTTGTTGATGGAAAGCACCGGCGATAATACGAGCTATGCGCTCAACTTTATGCCGAAGATGGACCCGACTCGACTGATTGAAGGATACAAGTCCATTATGGCCACCATTTACCAGCCGGGCGAATACTACAGCCGCGCTCTGGATTGTCTCAAACGTGTACCACTCAACGAACCCAGACTCCAGACTGATTTTTTCAAGGATTTTGCCGCATTTACCAGAGTCGTCTTCAAGCTTGGGGTCCGTGAAAACGAGCGCTGGGCATTCTGGCAGTACTTTTATCACGTCTTTACCGAGCATCGCGAAAAACTGCCCCAGGCGATGCGGCTGGCGGCAATGGGCTATCATTTTCGGAAATTGACGGAAGGTTCTCTGTAG
- a CDS encoding GlsB/YeaQ/YmgE family stress response membrane protein produces the protein MNFITLILSGLIIGVLAKLLMPGRDPGGFIMTILLGIAGMFMGSFIGRMIGFYKPGEAAGWIVSILGALVLLVIYHVFFSPSRRNYS, from the coding sequence ATGAACTTTATTACATTGATTTTATCTGGTTTGATTATCGGAGTACTTGCCAAGCTCCTGATGCCGGGTCGGGATCCAGGTGGATTCATTATGACGATCCTGCTGGGAATTGCGGGCATGTTTATGGGCAGTTTCATTGGACGGATGATTGGATTCTACAAACCTGGAGAAGCTGCCGGATGGATTGTGTCAATCCTGGGAGCACTGGTGCTTCTGGTGATCTATCACGTATTTTTTTCCCCAAGCCGTAGGAATTATTCCTGA
- a CDS encoding BON domain-containing protein, with amino-acid sequence MKSKLLPTFILASSLTLFGCTSQEIDDSTLTTTVKSKLLVNADTSALKIGVQTTNGVVTLSGTVPTLTEKTRAEEVASKTDHVKRVINSITIDSESIGATNADEKLGNAIEHIADTTSELVQPVDSTNDQTISNKIKAHLVVAGGVGIEVQVVAGNVILTGEIPNTSEKAKAEAFSRTVEGVKSVQNRLVTKKI; translated from the coding sequence ATGAAATCCAAATTGCTGCCGACATTTATCCTGGCCTCAAGCTTAACCCTTTTTGGGTGTACCAGTCAGGAAATTGATGATTCGACTTTAACCACCACCGTCAAAAGCAAGTTACTGGTCAATGCCGATACCAGTGCGTTAAAAATTGGAGTGCAAACCACCAATGGCGTGGTCACTCTGAGCGGAACGGTTCCGACCTTAACGGAAAAAACCAGAGCTGAAGAAGTGGCTTCAAAAACCGATCATGTGAAACGGGTGATCAACAGTATTACCATTGATTCCGAGTCAATCGGTGCCACCAATGCCGATGAAAAACTTGGGAATGCGATTGAACACATTGCCGATACAACATCGGAACTGGTTCAACCCGTTGATTCAACCAATGACCAGACGATCTCGAATAAAATTAAGGCGCACCTGGTGGTCGCCGGCGGGGTCGGAATCGAAGTACAGGTGGTCGCCGGCAATGTCATTCTCACGGGAGAGATCCCCAATACCAGTGAGAAGGCAAAGGCCGAAGCGTTTTCAAGAACGGTAGAAGGCGTGAAAAGCGTTCAAAACCGGCTCGTAACAAAGAAAATATAA
- a CDS encoding LPXTG cell wall anchor domain-containing protein, giving the protein MKRFTITLIILCFGLAALMFSSSAQADTWNKKTVLTFSQPIEVPGGIILPAGTYVFLLMDSQSDRHIVQIFNEDQNHLFATILAIPNYRLESTDKTVITFGERAAGAPEAIRAWFYPGANWGEEFVYPKTRAYELARVTRQPVLAMPVELEPVIKADAKSETDEPIVALRTAPLKSVQPTGEETEYVVEKRDTQVASTIDTGESTNRLPQTASQLPLFALIGFLSLGAGFGLLLAAKRFGV; this is encoded by the coding sequence ATGAAACGTTTTACAATTACCCTGATTATTCTTTGTTTCGGCCTTGCAGCACTGATGTTTTCATCCAGCGCCCAGGCTGATACGTGGAATAAGAAAACTGTATTGACCTTCAGTCAGCCAATCGAGGTTCCGGGCGGCATTATCCTGCCTGCCGGCACCTATGTTTTTTTGCTGATGGACTCACAATCTGACCGTCACATCGTTCAGATTTTCAATGAAGATCAGAACCATCTCTTTGCAACGATTCTGGCCATCCCCAATTACCGGTTAGAGTCAACCGATAAAACGGTCATCACCTTTGGGGAACGAGCGGCTGGCGCACCCGAAGCCATCCGCGCCTGGTTTTACCCCGGCGCCAATTGGGGTGAAGAGTTTGTGTATCCCAAGACCAGGGCGTATGAGTTAGCCAGGGTAACCCGTCAGCCAGTGCTGGCGATGCCCGTCGAACTGGAGCCTGTTATCAAGGCCGACGCCAAATCTGAAACTGACGAACCCATCGTCGCCCTGCGAACGGCGCCGCTCAAATCAGTCCAGCCGACCGGTGAAGAAACTGAGTATGTGGTCGAAAAACGCGATACCCAGGTCGCTTCAACTATTGACACTGGCGAATCAACCAATCGCTTACCTCAAACCGCCAGTCAGTTGCCACTCTTTGCCCTGATTGGCTTCCTGTCACTCGGTGCCGGCTTTGGATTGCTCCTGGCGGCCAAACGCTTTGGCGTCTGA
- a CDS encoding Crp/Fnr family transcriptional regulator — MIQENPYTIRFKQQMQESLQDETLHTRSIKVKKNSHIYTCGDNDEMVYFIVSGQVKLLMVSPEGKECLLAIHTTGDIFGELSLSGVGHRLETATAMGITILKQIPSTQFLARLGRDSLGEGFIRYLAARIADQQQMIANLVTVDSEQRLGKTLLQLARTLGKKDPRSIRIELKISHEELSEMVGTTRPRVSVFMQRFKNMGLIELNADHFLVIKEDKLTSYLESLA; from the coding sequence ATGATTCAAGAAAATCCTTATACCATCCGGTTCAAGCAACAAATGCAGGAATCGCTCCAGGATGAAACCCTTCACACCCGCTCAATCAAAGTGAAAAAAAATAGTCATATTTACACCTGCGGCGACAATGACGAAATGGTGTATTTTATCGTCAGTGGACAGGTCAAGTTGTTGATGGTTTCACCGGAAGGAAAAGAATGCCTTCTGGCGATCCATACCACCGGAGATATTTTCGGGGAGTTGAGCCTTTCTGGGGTCGGTCACCGGTTGGAAACGGCAACCGCCATGGGGATAACCATCCTTAAACAAATTCCAAGCACGCAGTTTCTGGCCCGCTTAGGCCGGGATTCACTCGGCGAGGGTTTTATCCGCTACCTGGCAGCCCGGATTGCCGACCAGCAGCAGATGATCGCCAATCTGGTCACCGTGGACAGCGAACAACGATTAGGAAAGACCCTCCTCCAACTGGCTCGTACACTTGGAAAAAAAGACCCGCGCAGCATCCGGATTGAACTTAAAATTTCGCACGAAGAGTTGTCGGAAATGGTTGGGACAACTCGACCCAGGGTCAGTGTTTTTATGCAGCGATTTAAAAATATGGGCCTGATCGAACTCAACGCCGACCATTTTCTTGTTATCAAGGAAGATAAACTCACCTCCTATCTGGAATCACTCGCCTGA